TTGGCTGGCAGTGATCAGAGACAATACCCGTTTGAGATCTTTCTTGAACTGGTCGGGTTTGAATTGTTCAGGGCTCATTTGGATCTTCCCGGTTGAGATCTGCAAAACTGGTTGCCGACACCTGATCGATATTCGATGTTGTCGACCGCTTCTTGGCCGGATCACCGTAAATCCGGTTGATACGGTATATGTAGTTCAGAATTTCGGCGACAGCGGCAAACGCTTCGAGCGGAATTTCGCTGTCGACGTCGACGGCCATCAAAATTTCGGCAAGATCGCTGTCTTTTCGGACTTTGATCCCGTTAGCAAAAGCCAGTTGCAAGATTTGTTCCGCAACACTGCCTTCGCCCTTTGCGCTTAATATCGGGGCGTTATCCCGGCCATGCGCATAGCGTAACGCCACAGCTTTCTGATCGCCGGAACCGGGCGCGGCAAGATTTTCCGTGCCAATTTCGCGCGGATCGGTGATGTCGACCTTGGGTCGGTTACCAGTCATTCTTGCCCATCTCGCCAAAATCCAGCGTCTTGATTGACTCTTATTACCTTAGCAAGCCTCGACCATAGCTTGAAGATGGTCAACAAAACGTTGCGCCGATGGTCAGCAGGGTAAATGTCGTTGAGGAGGGGCGGTAATGTAAAGCACGCATTAGGGGGGCTTGTATGCAGAGGGTCAATATCCCGGCTACCTGCCAGGAGGATGACGATAGTGCCTGTCGTATGTCGGTGGTCTTGCTTCCCCGGCTCTTGCCGGTAGATCGCGCGACCGGAAAATCAGTCTTTACCGTCGTCTTTGTCAGCGTCAGGACTGTTTTTCATATTGTCGGCAACCGCATTGGCCACCTGGCCCAACTGATGCACAAGATCCGCACTTGCCGAAGCCGAGCGGTTTTCTTCCTGAATGCGATCATAAAGTTCGCGACGCAGGACCTGCACATTTTCGGGAAAGGTGAAGCCCAGCTTCACGGTTTTGCCGCGAACCTCAACGACGGTAACTTCGATGTTGTCGTCAATAACAACGGAGTCGCCAACTTTTCGCGTGAGATAGAGCATGAAATGTCCCGGTTTCGATAGATGGCGAAAGAAGTTCACCAGACGCGACACAATATGCCCGCTTTGTTCGCCGCGGTCCAGTGCCACCAATCATAGCTAAGCCTGACATTGTAATTTAACGATTTTCCGACATTTGGCACGGTATATGCAAAGTAGGTTTCAGCATTGGGCCGGGCGGCAAAAAAAAACGCCTTTCTCATAATCTCGGTCTCGATCCGGGCCGTGCGTTAACTTCGGCTTTACCGGACCGCCCAATACTGGGGGCGCGATAATAGGAGCAGGCAATGGATATCGGCAAACTCAGCATGTTCGCCAATCTGAAAGAAAAGATGGATTGGCTGACACAGCGTCAGGAAGTCATCGCGCAGAATATTGCCAACTCCGATACGCCGAATTATCGCCCTGACGACCTTAAAAAATTCGACCCGAAAACCGTTGGTCGCGACCGTCAATTCATTCTGGCGATGCAGGCAACCACACCGGGTCACAGCCAGGGGCTGCACAAACCGCAGAACTTCAAGGACGAGGAAGTGCGTAAGAACTATGAAGTGGCACCTGGCAAAAACGCCGTGATCCTTGAAGAACAGATGGTCAAGATGAACGAAAATCAGGTCGATTATCAGACCATGACCAAACTTTATGCCAAACACAAAACAATGATGATTTCGGCTTTGGGGCGTTAATTGGCAGCGTTGAAGGAATAAGCGATCATGGAACTTTACAAAGCTTTTAAAATTTCCGCTGCCGGCATGCGCGCACAGGGTACCCGCCTTCGTATCGCTGCTGAAAACGTTGCCAACGCCGACAGTCTGCCGACTGCACAGGGGCAGGACCCGTACCGCCGCAAGCTGCTGACTTTCAAGAATGTCATGGATCGCGAAGTTGGCGTCGAACTGGTCAAGGTCAATAAAGTCATGACGGACAAGTCCGATTTTGGTATGAAATACGAACCAAGCCATCCGGCCGCCAACGATCAGGGCTATGTGCAGACCCCGAATGTTGAAACACTGGTCGAAATGATGGATTTGCGCGAAGCACAGAGAAGCTATGAAGCCAACCTCAATGTGATACAGTCTTCGCGTAGCATGTTGCTCAAGACCCTTGATATTCTGCAGTAGTTTAAAAAATATCTGGTCTGCAAACGCCGCTTTAAGGATACGAACCGATGGTTGCCAGTTTTAACGATGCCATTTCTGCCTACCGGAACGCTGCAAGCGGCAAAACCGCAAGTGTCGCCGAACGTGTTGGCGGTAACGGTCAGACGGTCAATCCGGGGGAAAGTTTTGCCGACATGGTCAAGGGGGCGGCAATTGATGCCCGCGCAACCATGATGAACAGCGAACAGATGACCCAGAAAGCAATCGTTGGCGATGCAGAACTGCATGAAGTGGTCACCGCTGTGTCGGCGGCCGAAGTCACGCTGCGTACCGTGGTTAGTGTCCGTGACAAGGCAGTCGAAGCTTATCAAAGCGTATTGAGCATGCCGATCTGACGGTGATTGAATTGTCGGATGGATGCCTGGGACAAGCCGCACGATTTTCGTGCGGTTTTTTGTTTTCGGGGCGATCAAATTGAAATTGCAGGAAATCATGGCCCATCACCGGCCTTATCCTGTATGAATGGTGTAACGTGACGGAAGACGAGGCAGGAAGACCCTATGGATCAAGCGGAAATCATGGACGTGGCCTATGATGCCGTATGGACGTTGATCAAGGTGACGACTCCGTTGATGCTCATCGCGTTGGGGGTCGGTCTGATCATTGCTCTTTTTCAGGCTTTAACCCAGATTCAAGAGATGACACTGACTTTCGTTCCTAAGATTCTGGTTATTTTTATCGCTTTACTGGTGCTTCTGCCTTTCATGATGACCGAGCTGACGGAGTTTATGGGGCGAATGGTCGACCATTTTATTGGTTTGCCTAATTAGGAAGGCACTGTTTTCCTTGCAGAAGTTGTTTCGTCGTATGGCGATGTGGTGACGAAAGCTGTCGCATGAATCTCGACGATTTTTTGAGCTTGAATGTCTATGTGGTCCTGATGAGTTTCGCCAGGATTGGCTCGGCTTTCGCCCTTATGCCTGGAATCGGCTCCAGAATGGTTCCCGCGCGTGCCCGGCTTTTATTCGCTTTTTGGGTGTCAGTCCTGATCTCGCCTTTGTCTTCACCGCTGATTCCAGCGCAGCCTGCGGATGCGTTGACGACATTCGTCTATCTAGTTCACGAAATCACGATCGGGCTGTTTTTTGCCCTGTTTGCACAGGTTATGATGGCAAGCTTGCAGATAGCGGGCTCAATTATTGCCTATACATCATCTCTTGCGAGTGCTTTTACCAACGATCCGATTTCGGGGGCTCAAAGTGCGGTTACCGGCAATTTTGTTACTCAAATTGGCTTGGTTCTGCTGTTCGCAACCGGAATGGATCATTTGATGATCCAGGCAATCTTTGAGAGTTACTCTCTTTTCCCACCCGGCGGAGTGTTGCCTGCTGGTGATATGAGTGAATTTTTTGCGCGTGCAATTAACGAAAGTTTTTTGATCGCGATTAAGCTCTCTTCGCCGTTTCTTTTGGTTTCTATCGTGTTTCAGATCGCACTCGGACTGCTCAATAAATTAATGCCGCAATTGCCCGTGTTTTTCGTCGCCATGCCAGCACAAATTTTATTAGGGTTTTTGTTGCTTGCTCTGGCTTTGCCTACCATGATGATGGTGTTTCTTAATTATTATGAAAACGGATTGGAAAGTTTTGTAAATCCGTAATTCTTTGCCTCTGTTCAACAACAGGGTGGCTAAAGTCAAGGACCTGAGATGGCCGAAGACGACGACGACAGTCAAAAAACAGAAGACCCCACAAGTAAAAAGCTTGAAGACGCCCGAAAGAAAGGCCAAGTCCCCGTATCGAAGGAAGTGGGGAGCTTCATGCTTTTATTTGGTGGCGGTCTCGTTATGTTGATGGTCGCTCCTGGTATGGCAGAAACAATTCGCGATATGGCGGTTGCCTATATTGCTCACCCTCATCTGATGGATGTTAGCAATGCTGGAATACCCGCTTTATTCAGGCAAATTTTGACTGGCATGTTTTACATACTGGCGCTGCCGTTTCTGTTACTGGTTTGTTTCGCTGCTGCAGGTCATCTCTTGCAAAATGGTCTGGTCATTGCCGTAGACCGCATTGCACCAAAGCCTGAAAAACTCAATCCGTTAAAAGGCCTGAAAAACCTCTTCTCGATGAAGAGCATGGTCGAGTTCGCAAAAAATATACTCAAAATCGCCTTGGTCGGGGCGGTATTGGGATTGGTTATCTTTCCCGAGCTAATGGATATCGAACTCTACCCGCAGATCCCGATCGAATTACTTTTGGAACGGCTTTACGACATGATTGTCATTCTGATGATCGCGGCCATTTCATTGACAGCGGTGATTGCCGGGCTGGATTTTGCCTATCAGCGGTATGAATTCAATAAACAGATGAAGATGTCCAAGCAGGAGATCAAGGACGAATATAAACAGACTGAGGGCAGCCCGGAAATCAAGGCCAAGGTCCGCCAGATCAGGATGCAGCGCGCCCAGCAACGCATGATGCAGAACGTTCCGACCGCCGACGTCGTGATCACCAACCCGACCCACTATGCCGTGGCGCTTAAATACGACATCAATGCGATGGAAGCTCCGATGTGTGTGGCCAAAGGTCAGGACAATATCGCGCTTAAAATCCGTGAAGTAGCCGAAGAAAACAACGTGACCATTATGGAAAACCCGCCAGTTGCGCGTGCCCTGTTTGCAACAGTGGAAGTCGATCAGGAAATCCCGCCGGAACATTACAAGGCGGTGGCCGAAATCATCTCGTTCGTTTTCCGCCAGCGTGGCAAGAAGCTGGGCTGACTGCGCGACCTCCTGCCAATCGCAAATTCGGCCTTTCGACATTATTGCGCCAAAATTCAGCCGTTAATCCCGGTGACAAGCAGCCTGCCTCGTTATCTGTTTGTTTCTGTTTCCGGGAAGTCCTCAAAACATGCCTGCCTTTAAAAGTGCCGTTCTGGCAACTGCTGCCATTCTATTTTTTATGGTTCCGTTTGGGATATCAATGGCTGCATCGGCCAATGATCGACTGTTGGATGCCATTCACACGGTTGAAACCCGGCTTGATGCGCGGGTTGGTGTCAGTATTCTGAATGTTGAAAACGGACGGGAATGGCAATATCGCGCCGATGAACGTTTTCCGTTAACCAGTACCTTCAAGCTGCTTGCCTGTGCGGCGGTGCTGCATAAGGTAGACCGTGAAAGCGAAATGCTGGATCGCCGGATTACTTACCGCTCAGATGATCTGGTCACTTATTCCCCGATTACCGAAAAGCATGTTGATAGCGGGATGACGATTGGGGAGCTGTGCGAAGCCGCATTGCATCTGAGCGATAATACAGCGGCGAACCTTGTTCTGGATGTGCTGGGCGGGCCAGATGTGCTGACGGCTTATTTGCGTGAGATCGGTGACGATGTGACGCGCCTTGATCGAATCGAACCTGATTTGAATGCTGCAACACCCGGCGATGCGCGCGATACGACTACACCGAACGCCATGCGTGCCACGCTTACCTATTTGTTGTTTGGTGATGCACTGTCTCTGGAATCCAGACAACTTTTGGAAGATTGGTTGACGGGAAATCAGGTTGGTGGTCCGTTGCTAAGGGCCGGTTTACCTGATGATTGGAAAATTGCGGACCGCACTGGTGCGGGGGGCTTTGGATCGCGTGCGATTGTTGCTGTGATCTGGCCGCCGGAACGAAAACCAGTGATTGCTGCGATCTATATCACGCAGACTTCGGCCTCAATGGGGGAGCGGAACGCTGCGATTGCCGATCTGGGGCAGGAAATTGCCGCTGCGATCATGCGCTAGGGCGCGATCCCACGCAGGTGCATGATGCGTTCCAGCTAATGTAAAACTTGCCGGTAGCCAGTCAGGCCAATAGCAGCTAAAAGTATAGAGCAATATTGTAAGTT
The Thalassospira xiamenensis M-5 = DSM 17429 DNA segment above includes these coding regions:
- a CDS encoding EscU/YscU/HrcU family type III secretion system export apparatus switch protein produces the protein MTGNRPKVDITDPREIGTENLAAPGSGDQKAVALRYAHGRDNAPILSAKGEGSVAEQILQLAFANGIKVRKDSDLAEILMAVDVDSEIPLEAFAAVAEILNYIYRINRIYGDPAKKRSTTSNIDQVSATSFADLNREDPNEP
- the csrA gene encoding carbon storage regulator CsrA translates to MALDRGEQSGHIVSRLVNFFRHLSKPGHFMLYLTRKVGDSVVIDDNIEVTVVEVRGKTVKLGFTFPENVQVLRRELYDRIQEENRSASASADLVHQLGQVANAVADNMKNSPDADKDDGKD
- the flgB gene encoding flagellar basal body rod protein FlgB, which gives rise to MDIGKLSMFANLKEKMDWLTQRQEVIAQNIANSDTPNYRPDDLKKFDPKTVGRDRQFILAMQATTPGHSQGLHKPQNFKDEEVRKNYEVAPGKNAVILEEQMVKMNENQVDYQTMTKLYAKHKTMMISALGR
- the flgC gene encoding flagellar basal body rod protein FlgC, producing MELYKAFKISAAGMRAQGTRLRIAAENVANADSLPTAQGQDPYRRKLLTFKNVMDREVGVELVKVNKVMTDKSDFGMKYEPSHPAANDQGYVQTPNVETLVEMMDLREAQRSYEANLNVIQSSRSMLLKTLDILQ
- the fliE gene encoding flagellar hook-basal body complex protein FliE; amino-acid sequence: MVASFNDAISAYRNAASGKTASVAERVGGNGQTVNPGESFADMVKGAAIDARATMMNSEQMTQKAIVGDAELHEVVTAVSAAEVTLRTVVSVRDKAVEAYQSVLSMPI
- the fliQ gene encoding flagellar biosynthesis protein FliQ; translation: MDQAEIMDVAYDAVWTLIKVTTPLMLIALGVGLIIALFQALTQIQEMTLTFVPKILVIFIALLVLLPFMMTELTEFMGRMVDHFIGLPN
- the fliR gene encoding flagellar biosynthetic protein FliR, yielding MNLDDFLSLNVYVVLMSFARIGSAFALMPGIGSRMVPARARLLFAFWVSVLISPLSSPLIPAQPADALTTFVYLVHEITIGLFFALFAQVMMASLQIAGSIIAYTSSLASAFTNDPISGAQSAVTGNFVTQIGLVLLFATGMDHLMIQAIFESYSLFPPGGVLPAGDMSEFFARAINESFLIAIKLSSPFLLVSIVFQIALGLLNKLMPQLPVFFVAMPAQILLGFLLLALALPTMMMVFLNYYENGLESFVNP
- the flhB gene encoding flagellar biosynthesis protein FlhB yields the protein MAEDDDDSQKTEDPTSKKLEDARKKGQVPVSKEVGSFMLLFGGGLVMLMVAPGMAETIRDMAVAYIAHPHLMDVSNAGIPALFRQILTGMFYILALPFLLLVCFAAAGHLLQNGLVIAVDRIAPKPEKLNPLKGLKNLFSMKSMVEFAKNILKIALVGAVLGLVIFPELMDIELYPQIPIELLLERLYDMIVILMIAAISLTAVIAGLDFAYQRYEFNKQMKMSKQEIKDEYKQTEGSPEIKAKVRQIRMQRAQQRMMQNVPTADVVITNPTHYAVALKYDINAMEAPMCVAKGQDNIALKIREVAEENNVTIMENPPVARALFATVEVDQEIPPEHYKAVAEIISFVFRQRGKKLG
- the bla gene encoding class A beta-lactamase yields the protein MVPFGISMAASANDRLLDAIHTVETRLDARVGVSILNVENGREWQYRADERFPLTSTFKLLACAAVLHKVDRESEMLDRRITYRSDDLVTYSPITEKHVDSGMTIGELCEAALHLSDNTAANLVLDVLGGPDVLTAYLREIGDDVTRLDRIEPDLNAATPGDARDTTTPNAMRATLTYLLFGDALSLESRQLLEDWLTGNQVGGPLLRAGLPDDWKIADRTGAGGFGSRAIVAVIWPPERKPVIAAIYITQTSASMGERNAAIADLGQEIAAAIMR